A region from the uncultured Sunxiuqinia sp. genome encodes:
- a CDS encoding TrkH family potassium uptake protein, with the protein MNFQKRSNINILLVIHIISIILLFEGLFMVLSLLISWYDHEPELIRVLYAVLTTFGAGGFLYFVSWNSRFGEPGVREGLVIVTFGWLFLAFFGSLPYLYTHTIPAFADAWFESMSGFTTTGSSILSDIEALPRSVLFWRSETHWIGGMGIIVLVVAIMPLLKMYGGQLFNLEASVVVEEKFSTKIRYVARSIWMIYVGLTALETVLLTLGGMNLFDSICHSFATVATGGFSTKNTSIADYSPYIQYVITVFMLLSGINFVLHVLIASGKYKKALQNNELWFYLKIVFAVGAVLTLILFFSNEISFEKAFRDSYFQVISVITATGFATDDYLLWPTQGILMIVLLMLVGACAGSTGGGVKVIRHYINWQVIKKSIKQTISPNAVCHVKYNNRTLSSKQVSAVSNFILLYYGIVVIGTIAMIGIGNDWGTSFGSIVTTMGGIGPGFGKVGPASNFSMLTDPSKYLLTFTMLIGRLEIFPVLTLFTHWFWRT; encoded by the coding sequence ATGAATTTTCAAAAGAGAAGTAACATCAATATACTTCTTGTTATTCATATTATTTCAATTATTCTTCTTTTCGAAGGGCTATTTATGGTCCTTTCGTTGCTCATTTCATGGTACGATCACGAACCGGAACTTATTCGAGTACTTTACGCTGTACTGACAACATTTGGGGCAGGTGGTTTCCTCTATTTCGTTAGTTGGAATAGTAGGTTTGGCGAACCCGGCGTTCGTGAAGGACTAGTCATTGTTACATTCGGATGGCTCTTTTTAGCTTTCTTCGGAAGTTTACCTTATCTGTATACTCATACGATTCCGGCCTTTGCTGATGCCTGGTTTGAGAGCATGTCGGGTTTCACAACCACAGGTTCATCTATTTTAAGCGATATTGAAGCCCTGCCACGAAGTGTGCTCTTTTGGCGCAGCGAAACGCACTGGATAGGAGGAATGGGGATTATTGTGCTGGTCGTTGCCATTATGCCTTTGCTGAAAATGTATGGAGGCCAGCTTTTTAACCTGGAAGCATCGGTTGTTGTTGAAGAGAAGTTTTCAACTAAAATCAGGTATGTTGCCCGAAGCATCTGGATGATTTATGTCGGACTCACGGCCCTTGAGACTGTTTTATTAACCTTGGGAGGTATGAATCTTTTCGACAGTATTTGTCATTCGTTTGCTACAGTTGCCACAGGAGGATTCTCAACGAAGAACACCTCAATTGCCGACTACTCGCCTTACATCCAGTATGTCATTACGGTCTTCATGCTATTATCTGGAATTAATTTTGTGCTGCATGTTTTAATTGCCAGTGGTAAATATAAAAAGGCTCTTCAAAACAACGAGCTCTGGTTTTACCTGAAGATTGTCTTTGCCGTTGGAGCGGTATTAACACTCATCCTGTTCTTTTCGAATGAAATTTCGTTTGAAAAAGCATTCCGCGACTCTTATTTTCAAGTGATATCGGTAATTACGGCAACTGGTTTTGCTACTGACGATTATCTGCTTTGGCCCACACAGGGTATTCTGATGATTGTTTTACTGATGTTGGTAGGTGCTTGCGCCGGATCAACCGGAGGGGGAGTAAAAGTCATCCGCCATTATATCAATTGGCAGGTTATCAAAAAAAGTATCAAACAAACCATTTCGCCCAATGCAGTATGCCATGTAAAATATAACAACCGCACCCTTTCTTCTAAGCAAGTTAGTGCAGTATCAAACTTCATCCTGCTGTATTACGGCATCGTTGTAATAGGCACAATAGCTATGATTGGCATTGGGAACGACTGGGGAACCTCGTTTGGGTCAATCGTCACAACCATGGGAGGAATTGGCCCCGGATTTGGTAAAGTAGGGCCAGCATCAAACTTCAGCATGCTCACTGATCCATCCAAATATTTGCTCACATTTACCATGTTGATTGGGCGGCTTGAGATC
- a CDS encoding aspartate kinase, which yields MKIFKFGGASVSSTDAIKNATSIIDLFPDKKVIVVSAMGKTTNELEELVKSYFNRASNMELILERIKNYHAGITTGLGLTDADLGQVEVLFADLKKRLSMNPSLNFDYEYDQVVCYGELISTAIISAYLNKQGLKSQWMDIRQSLRTDETHREAVVDWKWSEMLINNSFNFRDTDLYVTQGFIGSTNTNQTTTLGREGSDFTAAILGNLLNAESVTIWKNVPGVLNGDPVDFEDTVKLEELSYREAIELAYSGAKVIHPKTIKPLRNKKIPLLVRPFDFPDQAGTMIHDVGHQLDLVPIFILKKNQALVTISPSDFSFIGIDQLSGVFSLFKKRRIKVNLIQQSAIDLSLCIDEPEVGLESLVVELRKKFDVLYNTGLILATIRFYDDDALIKMKNSRQLFLEQKSRRTTRLVLK from the coding sequence ATGAAGATATTTAAATTTGGTGGGGCCTCAGTCAGCTCAACTGATGCGATAAAAAACGCCACTTCAATCATCGATTTATTTCCTGATAAAAAAGTTATTGTTGTTTCAGCAATGGGCAAAACAACCAATGAACTTGAGGAGTTGGTTAAAAGCTATTTCAACAGAGCCAGCAACATGGAGTTAATTTTGGAGCGTATCAAGAATTATCATGCCGGTATTACCACCGGACTTGGATTGACTGATGCTGACTTGGGTCAGGTTGAAGTGTTGTTTGCAGATCTGAAAAAGCGCCTGAGCATGAACCCATCGTTGAACTTCGACTACGAGTATGATCAGGTGGTTTGCTATGGCGAGCTGATTTCAACGGCCATCATCTCTGCCTATTTAAACAAGCAGGGATTGAAAAGCCAATGGATGGATATCCGCCAAAGTTTGCGAACGGATGAAACGCATCGCGAGGCAGTTGTTGATTGGAAATGGTCGGAGATGTTGATCAATAACAGCTTTAATTTTCGTGATACCGATTTGTATGTAACGCAAGGGTTTATCGGTTCAACCAATACCAATCAAACGACCACATTGGGCCGTGAGGGATCTGATTTTACAGCTGCAATTTTAGGCAACCTGCTAAATGCTGAGAGTGTCACTATCTGGAAAAATGTTCCCGGGGTGTTGAATGGTGATCCGGTTGATTTTGAAGACACGGTAAAACTGGAAGAGCTTTCTTATAGAGAAGCAATTGAGCTGGCCTATTCCGGAGCCAAAGTCATTCATCCGAAAACGATCAAACCCTTGCGCAACAAAAAAATTCCACTGCTGGTTCGACCGTTCGATTTTCCTGACCAAGCCGGGACTATGATTCATGATGTGGGGCATCAGCTGGATTTAGTCCCGATTTTTATACTGAAGAAAAATCAGGCACTGGTTACCATCTCTCCGTCCGACTTTTCATTTATTGGTATTGATCAGCTATCTGGGGTTTTTAGCCTGTTTAAAAAGCGCCGCATCAAGGTCAACCTGATACAGCAATCGGCAATCGACCTTTCGTTGTGTATTGATGAGCCCGAGGTCGGTTTGGAAAGCTTGGTTGTTGAATTACGGAAAAAGTTTGATGTGCTATACAATACCGGGCTGATTTTGGCAACCATCCGTTTTTACGATGACGATGCGCTGATTAAAATGAAAAATAGTCGTCAATTATTTTTGGAACAAAAAAGCCGTCGAACGACTCGTTTGGTTCTGAAATAA